One Candidatus Hydrogenedens sp. genomic window, ATTCAAGACTACATAGAAAAAAAACAAGGTGCCTTATTTATCAGTGCCCATCTCGGCAATTGGGAAATGATGGCTTCCTTAATGAGTAGCCATGGCTACCCTGTAGCAGAAATTGTTCGTGAATTTGATGACCCAATTCTTAATAATGCTATAAATGATATTCGAACACGGGCAAAGATAAAGACCATCTCAAAAGACCGTTCCGCTAATGAAATAATAAAACTATTGAAAGAAGGTTGGTTTGTTGGAATATTAATTGACCAGTCCCCCCGAGATAATGGTGCACCTGTAACATTTTTCGATAAACCGTGTTGGGCAACAATCGGCCCAGCCTTCATCTATGCCCGCACAAAAGTCCCAGTGCATCCTGTTAAAATGATACGACAAGAAGATGGCACCCTTTTCTTTGAAATACTACCTTCGCTTGAATTAGTCCAAACAGGAAATTTGCAAAATGATATATTAATTAACACTCAAAAATGTCAGGATGCTATCGAAAAAATGATTCGTGAACATCCTGACCAATGGCTTTGGTTCCATCGACGGTGGAAACAAAGAGAAAAATTAAAGGCTTATTGGGAAGCAAAACGAAACAAAAATAAAACTAACAATTTTGAATAATATAAATAGTTTTATTGTATAGTTTATAATTTAATATCACCTTAAAAGAAAGTTAAGAGGTTCTCTAATGAGTATAGCCATTATTACCGGTTCCGGTGGACTCGTCGGTTCCGCATCCGTTCAACGTTTTGCAAAAGAAAAATTCGATATTGTGGGTATCGACAACGATTCCCGTGCGTATTTCTTCGGGAAAGAAGCCAGTACTCGTTGGTCTGTCGAATACTTACAAAACACATACCCAAATTACAAGCATTACAATATCGACATTCGTAGTTATGAAGAATTAGAAAAAATATTTCAAAACTACCAAAAAGACATCTCAATTATTATTCATACCGCAGCACAACCCAGCCACGATTGGGCTGCAAAAGAACCATTTACTGATTTTGGAATAAACGCATTAGGAACACTTAATTTGTTGGAATTGACACGCCGATATGTTCCTGATGCTGTCTTTATCTTTACCTCTACAAACAAAGTATACGGGGACCTACCAAACTTTCTCCCTCTTATTGAATGTGAAACACGCTGGGAAGTCGAACCATCTCACCCATGGGCAGAACATGGAATTGACGAAACAATGAGTATTGACCAGAGCCAACACTCCATTTTTGGTGCCTCCAAAGTTTCAGCAGATGTTATGACTCAAGAATATGGCAGATATTTTGGAATGAAAACAACAATCTTTCGTGGAGGTTGCCTCACAGGACCACAACATTCAGGTGCAGAATTACATGGCTTCCTTGCTTATCTAATGAAATGTGCCATGACAGGTAGAGACTACCACATCTTCGGATATAAAGGAAAGCAAGTCCGTGATAATATTCATGCAAACGACTTGGTCGAATGTTTTTGGGAAGTATTTAATGATCCTCGTTGTGCCGAAGTATACAACATCGGAGGAAGTAGATTTAGTAATTGTTCTTTAATAGAAGCGATAGAAATGAGTGAAAGCATTGTCGGCAAGAAAATGAACTATACATATATAGACCAACCTCGTAGAGGAGACCATATCTGGTGGATAAGTGATGTCCGCAAATTTCAAAAACATTATCCCAAATGGCAATTAACATATAATGTCCCAAAAATTTTAGAGGAGATTTACTATGGCCTCAAAGGCCGACTCTAATGTAATACCCGTCCCCAAAAATACACTTCTTTATTCAATTCTTATTCCTGCTCACAATGAAGAGAAAAACATCGCATTTACAGTGGAAGAATTAATTCAAGAATTACGGAACGAACAAATTCCTTTTGAAATTGTTATCGTTAACGATAATAGTCAGGATAATACACAGAAAGTTGTAGAAGAACTAAAAACACAATACCCAGAAGTCGTATTAGTAAACAATCCTCTGCCTAATGGTCTGGGTAGAGCCATACGCACAGGCTTAAAGAATGTTAAAGGAGATGTAATCGCAATTGTAATGGCAGACCGTTCAGATGACCCTAAAGATATTGTCCGTTGTTATCGCAAAATTGAAGAAGGCTACGACTGCGTATTTGGCTCCCGTTTCAGAAAAGAAAGCATTGTTAGCCACTACCCAAAAATAAAACTAATTGCAAATCGTATTGTAAATAAATTCTTACAAATCCTTTTCCTAACCCATTTCAATGACCTAACAAACGCATTTAAAGTTTACCGACGACATGTTATCGAAAATATTAGTCCATTACAGTCAGCTCATTTCAATATCACCATCGAAATGTCGCTATCCTCTTTAATCCGTAAATATAAAATTGCCGAAATCCCTATTTCTTGGTATGGGAGAACATGGGGACAATCGAAACTCAAACTTCGAGAAATGGGAAGAAGATATTTATGCACTATGTTAATGGTTTGGTTCGAACGACTTTTGATCTTGGACGACATCATAACTGAAAAAAATCATCAAATAAATCAAAACAAAAAAGATAATTAACGTTCCTTCCGCCTCATCAAAACACGATAGGACTCCCACTCAGGTTCATTCTCAAAAATCCAACGATAGTACTCTTTCTGTGTCAATTCCGAACCTGCTTCCTCATCAGCGACAACAACACAATTAGGGTGTAATTGTAAAGCAGTTGCTGAAATCATAGCAGTAAAAGGACCCTCCACTGCTTTAGCCAATATCTTACTTTTATGCTTACCTATAACCAACACAATACATTGGTCCGCCTCAAGAATAGTCCCAACGCCCATCGTTATAGCCCGTTTTGGCATCTCATCAGGATTAGGAAAAAGATGCTTATTTTGTTCAATTGTCCTCGGTGAAAGAGCCTTTTCTCGAGTCCGCGAAAACATAGAAGATAAAGGCTCATTAAATCCAATATGTCCCGATTCACCTATACTTAATATCTGCAAATCAATCCCTCCATAGTCTCGTATTTTTCCCTCATACTCAATACATTCCTTCTTAATATCCGATGCCATCCCATTTGGAATATGAGTATTCCGCGGGTCAATATTAATATGTTGAAAAAAATGATACCGCATAAAATAATGATATGACCCCGGATGTTCCGGTGCTATCCCTATATATTCATCCAAATTAAACGTCACTGCTAATGAAAAGTCCAAATTCTCTTTCTGATGCATCTCCACAAGACGACCATAGAGAGGTATCATTGTCCTACCTGTAGCCAATCCCAAAACAGAATGTGGTTTTTCCCTTAACCTTTCTGCGATAATATAGGCAACAAGATTGACAGCATCATGAGAAGTCGGTTGAACAATAACCTGCATATCAAATGCCTTTCTATATTAAAAGTTTAAATAGGTAATAGAAATGAAAAAAGTATATACTACCGTTGAAGAAGTATTCCACGCATTAACACATGGATTAGGTGCCGGACTGAGTGTTGCCGGCCTTATAATCATGTTAGTTCTCGCCGTCCAAAAAGGAGACCCATGGATACTCGCGAGTGTACTTGTTTATGGAAATGCCCTAATCCTTCTCTATTTAAGCTCAACATTATATCATTCATTCCCACAAGGCAAATTGAAACAATTCTTCCAATTTATGGACCACGCCTGCATTTACGTGCTTATCGCAGGGACATATACACCTTTTCTGCTTGTATTTATGCGCGGCATTTGGGGATGGACTCTTTTCACCGCATTATGGGTTTTAACCATTCTCGGCTTCATCTTTAAAATATTTTTTATCGGCAAATGGAACCGACTCGCTACGGTTATTTATGTTTTAATGGGTTGGATAGCAATCATAGCATTAAAACCTGCAATTGAAATGATTCCCTTCGGAGCATTAATCCTTATGCTTATAGGTGGTATTCTTTATACAGGCGGTGTTGCATTCTACCTTTGGGAACGATTACCTTTCCACCATGTAATATGGCACTTATTTGTATTAAGTGCCAGCATAATCCATTTCATTTGTGTCTATATTTACATTCTTTCTTCTAATGTTTCCTAATAAATACCACTACTAAATTACACTATATATTGCCTCTACCAATCGGTCAATATTATTGGTGGTTATCCCGGCAACATTAATACGACCCGAATTTACAATATAAATTGAAAATTTTTCCCGTAAACGTAATACCTGTTCCTCCGTCAAACCTGAAAAAGAGAACATTCCCTTTTGTCTCTCAATAAAACCAAAATCTTGGTTTACCCCCTTCTCCTTTAATTTGTCAACAAGCAATTTTCGCATCGTCTTAATCCGAACACACATTTCCTTCACTTCCTGCTCCCATTCTTTGCGAAGTTCTTCAGAACTAAGAATGGTATGTACAATATATGCACCATGGGCTGGAGGATTTGAGTAATTAGTGCGAATAACAACCTTGATTTGACTTAACACCTTTTGAGTTGTATCTGAATCGCTACAGACTACTATTAAAGCACCACATCTCTCATTATATAATCCAAAATTTTTAGAGAAGGAACTACAAATAAACACCTCAGGAACAACATCAGCAACTATCCTGACACCCAAAGCATCCTCCTCCAAACCATCACCTAAACCCTGATAAGCAAAATCAATCAAAGGTAAAATATTACGCTCCTTCAATATTAGTGCAATTTCCTTCCATTGATTCTTATTTAAATCGATTCCCGTCGGGTTATGACAGCAACCATGTAACAGTAAAATATCACCTTCTGGTATCTGTTTTATTGTATCTAACATGCGTTCCCATGCAAGACCATGAGTCTCAGGATTATAATAAGGATAAGTCTCAACTAAAAATCCCGCAGATTGGAATATCTTCGCATGATTTTCCCACGTCGGTTTACTAATCCAGATCTTTTTAGAACCAATATTCATTCGAATTAAATCTGCAAAAATACGAAGTGCTGAAGTCCCTCCTGCGGTCTGAACCGTAGCAACACGTTTATTTTGAATAAGCAGATTATCAGCCCCAAGAACTAATTTCTGCACCTCATTACAAAAATCAGGGAGACCCGAAATAGGAAGGTATGATTTCGTCTGCTCTTTTTCCAACAAAATAGCCTCTGCCTTCTTCACCGTATTGAAAATCGGAGTTTTATTAAAATTGTCCTTATAAACTCCGACCCCCAAATTAATTTTTTCTGAATTTGGGTCTTTCAAAAAAGCCTCAGTTAATCCAAGAATAGGATCAGGCGGTGCCATTGTAAATTTTTCTAACATAGAACCCTTTCTTTACTTATTGTTTTAGTTGATTTTAGTTGGGTAATTATAAAAAGTATTAATTCTTTTCCTGCATAACACTTTTCCGGGCTTTTTCATCTAACTCTAATTCGTAGCGATCCACATCTGTTAAATGCCTGTCTGTAACAATAATTAAGTGAAAACCATATTTGGTCTCAATAATATCACTTAACTGTCCAATAGGTGCAGACCACACATAATCTTCAAAATTCGGTTCAAATGAACGCCTCTCATAATAGCCCAAATCACCTCCTCTTCGTGCACTTGCTGGGTCATTAGAATACTCTCTCGCAAGTTTTTCAAATGATTCCCCCTTTATAATCCGTTCTTTTAATTCTGTCGTTAATTGTAATGCCCGTTGACGGTCTGCGGGGTCATTAGGGTTAAATTTAATAAGAATATGTTTTGCACGGACATAAGAGGTTTTCGGTTTTATCTGACCTGCCAACCAGATAAAAACAATCATAACGACAACAAGTAAAATAATTCCCCCCCAGATATACTTTGTCCAATCTTTCGGTTCTTCTTGTGGAACGTCTTCTTTATACATCATCTCATCCATAATACCAAACCATCTCGTTTAAATTCCTAATTGATTTAGCATGTTGCCATATAGACGGGCATAGAAACTAATTACGATAAATCCAATAACTGCCCCAACAAGCAATAAGATTAATATGTTAAACACTTTCGATGCAACTCGTAAAGCTTGCTGAGCATCTGACAAAAAATATTCTGCAACCTTCTGTAACGATTCGTCCAATTTCCCTGATTGTTCCCCTACTGCAACCATTTCTTGACCCAATCGCCCTACCCATGGAAGAGACTTAAATGCTTTTTCGAGCGTGGATCCATTGCGAATAAGATGAACCGCCATAATAACATCTTGTTGATATTGAGAACTTGGTAATAACTCAGAAGATTGTAATAGTGCATCAGTAATCGGTATACCACTCGCATATAAAAGAGCAAATGATTTGAAAAAACGCGTTAATGAAAACTTATGAATGATAAAACTGAATGGCCAGACATATCGAAATATACTATATATAACATTCTGAAAATATTTTGTATTCTTAAAATACATTACAACCATAAAAAACAAAAAGAACAAAATACACACCTTTATCTGAAATGAAATATAAGATGTAAAATAAGCATCTAATGAAAACGACCTTTCAAAACTGATTTGTTTAACAATTCCTAATGCAAAAGTCCCGAGAAACCAACCTAATATAAGCTGAATAATAGGATACGTAAGCGAAGCCAATGTTGAGCGCTTCATCTTCCACAGGTCTTCATAATAAACACTTAAATCACGCAATATAACATCAAGACGACCTGAACGTTCTCCTGCTGAGACCAATTGAATAAACAAATCAGGGAAAACCTCCCTCTGTTTTAATGCGTCACTTAACGTTTTCCCATGAATTAAATCATCTGCACAATGATAAAGTATCAATTTAACTCTACGAGAAGGAAAACCATCCCCCACAATTTGTAAAGCCTGAATAATAGGAATGCCACCTTCGTATGCAGAAGCAAGCTGTCTACATAAAATTGACATCATTTTATAATTTAATATAAACTTTCCAAAACTCATATACGTTATAATTACACTTTGTTTAAATTAAGCAATGTTTCTCCATATTCTATCACACAATCAGAATATTTTAGGAATGGAACGTAGTTTTTGGTTGTTAGGTTTATATTTAATAGTAGCCATAAATGGAATTCCACAATAATAATACAAAAGATAGGAAATAGTATGGAAAGGAAAACCAATTATTTAACCGTTGCAATTATATTATGTGTCCTTATATCTTTAATTATGTTAGATGGCTGGTCAGCACCCAAAAAGAAAAAGAAAGTAGAAGAAGAAGTTCCTGCCCCCAGAAAATCACCATGGGTTTTAAGACATCGTTACACCTTTTCATGGGAAAATATGGGAATTGATTTTGATGAAATGAACGGCGATTGGCATATTTACTATACCAACCCCGATGATTATAAAGAACTCACTGTTATTGAAGGATATGGACCATCTTTTCAACTTAAATCAGGTGAAGAAATCTCTGTCGAGTCTTTTGGAAATGCAGTAACTGAACGAGAAAACGTAGACAGCATTTTCGGTCCAGCAACGCATTTTACAACCACTTTCCCCATAAAAAATGATATTGCTGTGCAACAACGTGCTACAAGTTTTAAACAACGTTGTTTTGTATTATTTACCACAATAATCACAAATAAAGGAACAAACCCTATCTCAATTGCAAAAATATCACCAATCATATTCCCTCCCGTATCTGAAATGATTACAAGATTGCCTAATAAAAAAATACTTAGACCAGTAGCCAGTTATGGTGGCTCTTTGGTCTTTGTTCCAGAAGAAGAAGCTCAGGTCCTACAAATAAAAACAACAACAAATGACGAAAAAATAGCCTTTGCAGTTTGTCCACAAGGAAAAGCCTCATCAAAAATGGTAA contains:
- a CDS encoding lysophospholipid acyltransferase family protein produces the protein MPEKKSKKIKRKIVSLFALGFLRLFQKIPLSSSRKIAILFAFIAFHLVPRIKKDGYKHINYAFGDSITKQEKKDILWRATKNMFLVAFELPHLPKLAENKYSNIAYYRGVENIQDYIEKKQGALFISAHLGNWEMMASLMSSHGYPVAEIVREFDDPILNNAINDIRTRAKIKTISKDRSANEIIKLLKEGWFVGILIDQSPRDNGAPVTFFDKPCWATIGPAFIYARTKVPVHPVKMIRQEDGTLFFEILPSLELVQTGNLQNDILINTQKCQDAIEKMIREHPDQWLWFHRRWKQREKLKAYWEAKRNKNKTNNFE
- a CDS encoding NAD-dependent epimerase/dehydratase family protein; translation: MSIAIITGSGGLVGSASVQRFAKEKFDIVGIDNDSRAYFFGKEASTRWSVEYLQNTYPNYKHYNIDIRSYEELEKIFQNYQKDISIIIHTAAQPSHDWAAKEPFTDFGINALGTLNLLELTRRYVPDAVFIFTSTNKVYGDLPNFLPLIECETRWEVEPSHPWAEHGIDETMSIDQSQHSIFGASKVSADVMTQEYGRYFGMKTTIFRGGCLTGPQHSGAELHGFLAYLMKCAMTGRDYHIFGYKGKQVRDNIHANDLVECFWEVFNDPRCAEVYNIGGSRFSNCSLIEAIEMSESIVGKKMNYTYIDQPRRGDHIWWISDVRKFQKHYPKWQLTYNVPKILEEIYYGLKGRL
- a CDS encoding glycosyltransferase family 2 protein; protein product: MASKADSNVIPVPKNTLLYSILIPAHNEEKNIAFTVEELIQELRNEQIPFEIVIVNDNSQDNTQKVVEELKTQYPEVVLVNNPLPNGLGRAIRTGLKNVKGDVIAIVMADRSDDPKDIVRCYRKIEEGYDCVFGSRFRKESIVSHYPKIKLIANRIVNKFLQILFLTHFNDLTNAFKVYRRHVIENISPLQSAHFNITIEMSLSSLIRKYKIAEIPISWYGRTWGQSKLKLREMGRRYLCTMLMVWFERLLILDDIITEKNHQINQNKKDN
- the nagB gene encoding glucosamine-6-phosphate deaminase, which produces MQVIVQPTSHDAVNLVAYIIAERLREKPHSVLGLATGRTMIPLYGRLVEMHQKENLDFSLAVTFNLDEYIGIAPEHPGSYHYFMRYHFFQHINIDPRNTHIPNGMASDIKKECIEYEGKIRDYGGIDLQILSIGESGHIGFNEPLSSMFSRTREKALSPRTIEQNKHLFPNPDEMPKRAITMGVGTILEADQCIVLVIGKHKSKILAKAVEGPFTAMISATALQLHPNCVVVADEEAGSELTQKEYYRWIFENEPEWESYRVLMRRKER
- a CDS encoding hemolysin III family protein yields the protein MKKVYTTVEEVFHALTHGLGAGLSVAGLIIMLVLAVQKGDPWILASVLVYGNALILLYLSSTLYHSFPQGKLKQFFQFMDHACIYVLIAGTYTPFLLVFMRGIWGWTLFTALWVLTILGFIFKIFFIGKWNRLATVIYVLMGWIAIIALKPAIEMIPFGALILMLIGGILYTGGVAFYLWERLPFHHVIWHLFVLSASIIHFICVYIYILSSNVS
- a CDS encoding amino acid aminotransferase is translated as MLEKFTMAPPDPILGLTEAFLKDPNSEKINLGVGVYKDNFNKTPIFNTVKKAEAILLEKEQTKSYLPISGLPDFCNEVQKLVLGADNLLIQNKRVATVQTAGGTSALRIFADLIRMNIGSKKIWISKPTWENHAKIFQSAGFLVETYPYYNPETHGLAWERMLDTIKQIPEGDILLLHGCCHNPTGIDLNKNQWKEIALILKERNILPLIDFAYQGLGDGLEEDALGVRIVADVVPEVFICSSFSKNFGLYNERCGALIVVCSDSDTTQKVLSQIKVVIRTNYSNPPAHGAYIVHTILSSEELRKEWEQEVKEMCVRIKTMRKLLVDKLKEKGVNQDFGFIERQKGMFSFSGLTEEQVLRLREKFSIYIVNSGRINVAGITTNNIDRLVEAIYSVI
- a CDS encoding peptidylprolyl isomerase, with the translated sequence MDEMMYKEDVPQEEPKDWTKYIWGGIILLVVVMIVFIWLAGQIKPKTSYVRAKHILIKFNPNDPADRQRALQLTTELKERIIKGESFEKLAREYSNDPASARRGGDLGYYERRSFEPNFEDYVWSAPIGQLSDIIETKYGFHLIIVTDRHLTDVDRYELELDEKARKSVMQEKN
- a CDS encoding type II secretion system F family protein; this translates as MSFGKFILNYKMMSILCRQLASAYEGGIPIIQALQIVGDGFPSRRVKLILYHCADDLIHGKTLSDALKQREVFPDLFIQLVSAGERSGRLDVILRDLSVYYEDLWKMKRSTLASLTYPIIQLILGWFLGTFALGIVKQISFERSFSLDAYFTSYISFQIKVCILFFLFFMVVMYFKNTKYFQNVIYSIFRYVWPFSFIIHKFSLTRFFKSFALLYASGIPITDALLQSSELLPSSQYQQDVIMAVHLIRNGSTLEKAFKSLPWVGRLGQEMVAVGEQSGKLDESLQKVAEYFLSDAQQALRVASKVFNILILLLVGAVIGFIVISFYARLYGNMLNQLGI